A stretch of Aedes aegypti strain LVP_AGWG chromosome 2, AaegL5.0 Primary Assembly, whole genome shotgun sequence DNA encodes these proteins:
- the LOC5578619 gene encoding uncharacterized protein LOC5578619 — MKVLLFYCIVACATLALGNPIDVISDEETDSGEHDNVEDVAFDSYIVEQPESELIPLENVESDEVETDSSLDNEYNPEVNEDVLVVLGDLLDFENEQDGEEDEAVQDAQSPLASEALEDPYPKQKLLIRPLRLCALPPLYVGQKLQPVPSWWCQCPKGVIC; from the exons ATGAAGGTGTTGCTTTTCTACTGTATTGTTGCATGCGCTACACTAGCACTCGGCAATCCCATTGATGTAATTAGTGATGAAGAAACGGATTCTGGTGAACATGACAATGTGGAAGATGTAGCTTTTGATTCGTATATTGTAGAACAACCAGAAAGTGAATTAATTCCGTTGGAGAATGTAGAAAGTGATGAAGTGGAAACGGACTCGTCGTTAGACAATGAATACAATCCGGAAGTCAACGAAGATGTGTTAGTGGTGTTAGGTGATCTTTTG GATTTCGAAAATGAACAGGATGGTGAAGAGGATGAAGCAGTACAAGATGCTCAATCACCACTAGCATCGGAGGCGTTGGAGGATCCATATCCCAAGCAAAAACTGCTGATCAGGCCACTGAGACTGTGCGCTCTTCCTCCGTTGTATGTTGGTCAAAAGCTCCAGCCAGTCCCTTCTTGGTGGTGCCAGTGTCCAAAGGGCGTCATATGCTAG